The Campylobacter concisus sequence AAATCCAAGTGCGACCGAAGTCTCTGGTTCGTAGCTTATAGAGCTGTCATTTAGCTTTAGCTTATCGAGTGCGTCACGCAGATCTTCAAATTTATCAGTTTCGATCGGATAAAGTCCAGCAAAGACAAATGGCTTAGCCCTCTCAAAGCCACCTACTGGCTCTTTTAACGGGTTTCTAGCCTGTGTAATCGTATCGCCCACCTGGATGTCACTAACATTTTTAAGTCCAAGCACAACGATGCCTACTTCGCCAGCAGAAAGGCTCTTTGTCTTGATAGGAGCGATAGGATTTGGATACATGAGATCGAGCACGATGTGCTTTTTGCCTGTTCCCATGACTAAAATTTCATCATTTTTTGAGATAGTACCGTCATATACGCGAACGAGTGCTAGTGCACCAAGATAATTGTCAAACCAACTATCATAAATAAGCGCCTTTGTAGGCTTGCTTGCGTCGCCATTTGGCGCGGGGATCCTCGTGATGATAGCCTCAAGTAGCTCTTTTATACCAATGCCTGTTTTTGCGCTCACTTCGATTGCTCCAGAGCAGTCAAGACCGATGATATGCTCGATCTCGTCCTTTACCCTAACAGGATCAGCCGCTGGCAGGTCGATCTTGTTGATGACTGGAATGATCTCTAAGTTGTTTTCAAGTGCGATGTAGACGTTTGCGATTGTTTGTGCCTCTACGCCTTGACTAGCGTCCACTACTAGCAGTGCACCCTCACAGCTGGCTAAAGATCGACTCACCTCGTAGCTAAAATCCACGTGGCCCGGAGTGTCTATCAAATTTAGAACAAAATTTTCACCGTTTAGTGCGTAGCTTAGGCGGACAGACTGGGCTTTTATCGTGATGCCGCGCTCTTTTTCGATGTCCATCGTATCCATGATCTGTGAGCTCATCTCACGGTCGCTCACGGCGCCGCACTCCTGTATCAGGCGGTCTGCAAGCGTGCTTTTGCCGTGGTCGATATGAGCGATGATGCTAAAATTTCTGATGTTTTTCATATAAGCTTTACTTTTTACTAAATTTTGGGCTTTATTTTGCCTAAAGTTGATTTAAATGCCAATAAATATATTTTTTCATAAGCTCGCCAATAGAGCCTGGCTCTATTCTTAAAAATTTTAATGACAATACCTAAAATGTTCATGCCCTTCTTCGTCATTTAGCTCGCAGATGAGACCAGCTTTGTGCCCAAGGCTCTCGCTCTCAAACTGAAGCGTGACATGGCCGATGCCAACTTGAGAAAGCTCGTGCTCGATGCGCTTTATCATCTTTGAAATTTCAGCCACGCTTAACGTGTCATCCACCACCACGTGGGCTATGAGCGCATTTGTGCCAGCATTTATCGCCCAGATATGCAGGTCATGCACGATTTTAACGCCATCTACGCTCTTTATAACGCCTAAAATTTCATCTGTATCAAGCTTAAGCGGCACAGCTTCGATTAGGATATTAAAGCTATCTTTTAGCAAGCTAGCGCCACTTTTTATGATGAGTAGCGATACAAAGATACTTGCGATGCTATCGGCCTGCGTGAAGTCAAATTTCATCACAAGAAGCGCTGCGACGATCGCTCCAACCGAGCCAAGCGTGTCGCCAAGAACATGCAGATAAGCCCCTTTCATATTTAAATTTTCTTTTGTGTCAGCACTTTTGTGCATGTAAATAGCCACGACCAAATTTACCACAAGCCCCAAAATACTAACAAAAAGCATCGTTTTAGCCTCTATCTCTGGCTCGTTAAAAAGCCTAATGATCGCTTCAACTATGACAAAGATAGCAAGCGCGATAAGAGCGATAGCGTTTATGAAAGCAGCGACGATCTCGACCCTCTTGTAGCCAAATGTCTTTTGTAAATTTGCCCTTTTTTCTGCGATCTTAAAAGCAACCAGCGACAAAAAGAGAGCCGCGGCGTCTGAGAGCATGTGAAATGCGTCGCTAATAAGCGCAAGCGAGTTTGAAACGAAGCCAAAAACGGCCTCAACTATCATAAACGTGAAAATTAGTAAAAACGAATTTCTAAGAACGCTCTTGTTGTGCATCATTGTCCTTCTTTTGGGCGTCGATCCTCTTACCGATATCTTTTAAATTTGAAAACTCCTCGATGAGTTTTGGCGAGTCGTCAAGACTGATGATAAAATTCCATATATAGGTCATCACGGAGTAGATGTGGCCGGCGTTTGTCTGCTGCGAGCTTAGCACTATTATCGCCACCAAAAAGAGCAGCGAAGCGCTAATGCCGATGATAAAATAGCTCATCGCCTCCCTGTTTGAGATCGCTATACGAAATTTAGAAACGACATCGTAGTGCCTATTTAGCATGCTTTTGCTAAAAGCACCTATCACTTTTGCCTCTTTTTCTAGGCGGTCATTTAAGCGAAGATAAAGATCGTCATTTTTCTTGATATATTTTGGCAAAAATATAAGAAAAAAGGTCATCACTACAAAGCACGCCACAGCGACCTTTGGCTCGACAAAGATGAGCATAAACGCTGAGCCGATGATCGAAATGACCGATGTAAAAAACATAGGAAAATGCGTCTCAAAGAAATTTACAAACTCTTGCGAGAGCGCTACTCTGGCGATGATAGCGGAGTCGTCTTTGGCGTTTTGTTTTTCATTCATGATGACATTTACAGCAAGCTTTGCGTAGATATTTGCAAAAACTTGCGTATCCACGCGGCGCCTAATGGCTCCTACAAGCCACGCTATAAGCACAAAAAGTGCGTAAATGAGGGCATTTAACGTATTTCCTTGCATGATTGCGTTGATCGCAAAGCCCGCAAATATCGGATAAGCTAGAAAAAGCCCGTTCTCTGCTAACACCAAAGTAAAGATCAAAATGAGCTTTTTGTTGTGCTCGGTCGCTATGCTCTTTAGCGTTTTAAAGGCGTTATTTTGCAAATTTACTCCTAAAAATTTTGCGAATTTTAGCTCAAATTTATAAATTTTGAAAAATTTTTGTTGTAACTCTTGACATTACAACAAAAAATTATTATACTTCGCTCATCAGTTGTAAATAAAAAGATTACAACACAAAAAACAAGGAGAATAAAATGAAAAATTATCAGGTTGCAAAGATCACAAACGAGCCAAGAGTTGAGCTAAAAGAGGCTTTAAATTTAACTGGCTGTGAGGTATCTATAAACGAGCTTCCAGCAAACGTGAGCGTACCATTTGTCCATGTGCATAAGCAAAACGAGGAGCTTTACATCATCACTGAGGGCGATGGCGAGCTTTTCATCGACGGCGAAGTGATAAAAGTAAGTAAAGGCGACGCGGTGCGCATAGATCCAGAGGGTAAGAGGTGCTTTAGGGCTGGCAAAAACGGCATCAAAATGATCTGCATCCAGACAAAGCGCGGTAGCCTAGAGCAATACACAATGAGTGACGGCGTGATAGTTGATGACGTAAAGCCAAGCTGGCTGTAACCTCAAAAACGTTGCTGTCTAGCAGTCAAAAGACAAAAATTTAAAGGAGAAATGATGAAAATAGCAATCATAGGTGCAAATGGTAAAAGCGGTACAAATTTGGTGAACGAGGCTTTAAAACAAGGCTACAATGTCACAGCAATAGTTAGAAATAAAGAGTATAAAAATGATAACGTTAAAGTCATATATAAAGATATTTTTGATCTAGCCAAGTCCGATCTAGCAGGCTTTGATGCAGTTATTAGTGCATTTGCTGCTTAGACGCCAGAGACCTTTCCACTCCACAAAAAGGTTGCTGCTCATCTTGCAAATTTGCTAAAGGATGGCAACACAAGACTACTTGTAGTTGGCGGTGCTGGCATACTATTTGTAGATGATAAGAGCACAATGGTAATGGATACGCCAGACTTCCCAGCTGCATATATGGGTGTGGCAAAGGCGACTGCAGAGTCTTATTTTGAGCTAAAAGGCAGGAGCGATTTGCTTTGGACATATGTAAGTCCAGCAGGCGACTACGACGCAAGTGG is a genomic window containing:
- the lepA gene encoding translation elongation factor 4, translated to MKNIRNFSIIAHIDHGKSTLADRLIQECGAVSDREMSSQIMDTMDIEKERGITIKAQSVRLSYALNGENFVLNLIDTPGHVDFSYEVSRSLASCEGALLVVDASQGVEAQTIANVYIALENNLEIIPVINKIDLPAADPVRVKDEIEHIIGLDCSGAIEVSAKTGIGIKELLEAIITRIPAPNGDASKPTKALIYDSWFDNYLGALALVRVYDGTISKNDEILVMGTGKKHIVLDLMYPNPIAPIKTKSLSAGEVGIVVLGLKNVSDIQVGDTITQARNPLKEPVGGFERAKPFVFAGLYPIETDKFEDLRDALDKLKLNDSSISYEPETSVALGFGFRVGFLGLLHMEVVKERLEREFDLDLIATAPTVTYEVIQTDGLNLKIQNPSQLPPVNKIDSILEPYVKATIITPSEFLGNIITLLNNRRGIQTKMDYITPERVLLEYDIPMNEIVMDFYDKLKSSTKGYASFDYEPSDYRVGDLVKLDVKVAGETVDALSIIVPESKAQTKGRDFVKAMKEIVPRQLFEVAIQASIGNKIIARETVKSMGKNVTAKCYGGDITRKRKLLEKQKEGKKRMKAIGKVNLPQEAFLSVLKID
- a CDS encoding cation diffusion facilitator family transporter is translated as MHNKSVLRNSFLLIFTFMIVEAVFGFVSNSLALISDAFHMLSDAAALFLSLVAFKIAEKRANLQKTFGYKRVEIVAAFINAIALIALAIFVIVEAIIRLFNEPEIEAKTMLFVSILGLVVNLVVAIYMHKSADTKENLNMKGAYLHVLGDTLGSVGAIVAALLVMKFDFTQADSIASIFVSLLIIKSGASLLKDSFNILIEAVPLKLDTDEILGVIKSVDGVKIVHDLHIWAINAGTNALIAHVVVDDTLSVAEISKMIKRIEHELSQVGIGHVTLQFESESLGHKAGLICELNDEEGHEHFRYCH
- a CDS encoding ABC transporter six-transmembrane domain-containing protein; its protein translation is MQNNAFKTLKSIATEHNKKLILIFTLVLAENGLFLAYPIFAGFAINAIMQGNTLNALIYALFVLIAWLVGAIRRRVDTQVFANIYAKLAVNVIMNEKQNAKDDSAIIARVALSQEFVNFFETHFPMFFTSVISIIGSAFMLIFVEPKVAVACFVVMTFFLIFLPKYIKKNDDLYLRLNDRLEKEAKVIGAFSKSMLNRHYDVVSKFRIAISNREAMSYFIIGISASLLFLVAIIVLSSQQTNAGHIYSVMTYIWNFIISLDDSPKLIEEFSNLKDIGKRIDAQKKDNDAQQERS
- a CDS encoding cupin domain-containing protein, with translation MKNYQVAKITNEPRVELKEALNLTGCEVSINELPANVSVPFVHVHKQNEELYIITEGDGELFIDGEVIKVSKGDAVRIDPEGKRCFRAGKNGIKMICIQTKRGSLEQYTMSDGVIVDDVKPSWL